One segment of Clostridium ljungdahlii DSM 13528 DNA contains the following:
- a CDS encoding SoxR reducing system RseC family protein, whose protein sequence is MKRESEGIVIETSESIAKVRASRHGDCKSCGACPGDNAIVVDAKNPVGAKPGQHVVFEIKDANMLWAAFIVYILPLIGILIGALIGTWIGGKLGHSLREFQIGGGVLFFILSLIYIKIFDRSTSKNESKKPVITKILY, encoded by the coding sequence ATGAAAAGAGAATCGGAGGGTATTGTAATTGAAACAAGTGAAAGTATTGCAAAAGTAAGAGCTAGTAGACACGGAGATTGTAAAAGTTGTGGTGCTTGTCCTGGTGATAATGCTATAGTTGTAGATGCAAAAAATCCGGTTGGAGCAAAACCTGGTCAACATGTTGTTTTTGAAATAAAGGATGCAAATATGTTATGGGCAGCCTTTATTGTATATATACTACCGCTTATTGGAATCCTTATAGGTGCATTAATAGGAACATGGATAGGTGGAAAATTAGGTCATTCTTTAAGAGAGTTTCAAATAGGTGGGGGAGTATTATTTTTCATTTTATCATTGATATATATAAAAATATTTGATAGATCTACAAGCAAAAATGAGAGTAAAAAGCCAGTAATCACAAAGATATTGTATTGA
- a CDS encoding DUF2953 domain-containing protein yields MIKLLILFILILFVLVFIPIPLKIKINYINKAFSLKIYNLNVINKFNLKDNKPPLERKKKSSFLINNFKVNLKSLKKLKFKPHIKIKVKLIYGLDDAAYTAITYGLIPTLSTFIFALIKNIFVVKKKELHVKPVFNSFYFNLEISSIIYISLAKIIYMYIKLFKHS; encoded by the coding sequence TTGATTAAATTACTTATTTTATTTATCTTAATATTATTTGTTTTGGTATTTATTCCTATACCTCTTAAAATAAAAATAAACTATATCAATAAAGCCTTCTCACTAAAAATTTATAATTTAAATGTTATAAACAAATTTAATTTAAAAGATAATAAACCCCCTCTTGAAAGAAAGAAAAAGTCCTCATTCCTCATAAATAATTTCAAAGTAAATTTGAAATCCCTTAAAAAATTAAAATTTAAACCCCATATAAAAATTAAGGTAAAACTCATTTATGGGTTAGATGATGCAGCCTATACTGCCATAACCTATGGGCTTATACCAACATTAAGCACTTTTATATTTGCTCTAATCAAAAATATTTTTGTAGTGAAGAAAAAAGAATTACACGTAAAACCTGTTTTTAACAGTTTTTATTTTAATTTAGAAATATCAAGTATAATTTACATTAGTTTAGCTAAAATTATTTATATGTATATAAAACTATTTAAGCACAGCTAA
- the rsxE gene encoding electron transport complex subunit RsxE, with the protein MKNLWNIFKKGLIAENPIFVLALSLCPALATTSTAVNGFTMGICVLFVITCNNTVVSIIKNVVNPKVRVPVYITCIATIVTVVELVMQAYAPLLYKQLGIYLALVVVFAIILARAETFASKNPVVPSFFDGLGMGCGFTLALTIIGMIRELFGSGAIFGVNVFGASYNPALIMILPPGGFILIGYLVAIVKVYNQHMEKIKMQKLEKANGGEA; encoded by the coding sequence ATGAAGAATTTGTGGAATATATTTAAAAAAGGATTGATTGCAGAAAACCCCATATTCGTGCTTGCGCTTAGTTTGTGTCCAGCACTGGCAACTACAAGTACAGCTGTAAATGGATTTACAATGGGGATTTGTGTGCTATTTGTTATAACTTGTAATAATACTGTGGTTTCTATAATTAAGAATGTTGTAAATCCTAAGGTACGTGTCCCTGTATATATTACTTGTATAGCAACTATTGTTACAGTAGTGGAACTTGTTATGCAGGCTTATGCGCCTCTATTATATAAACAATTGGGAATTTATTTAGCATTGGTAGTTGTATTTGCTATAATACTTGCCCGTGCAGAGACGTTTGCATCTAAAAATCCTGTAGTTCCTTCTTTCTTTGATGGACTTGGAATGGGATGCGGATTTACTTTAGCACTTACTATAATAGGAATGATACGTGAATTATTTGGATCTGGAGCTATATTCGGTGTTAATGTATTTGGGGCTTCATATAATCCAGCTTTGATTATGATACTTCCACCTGGAGGATTCATACTCATAGGATATTTAGTTGCTATAGTAAAAGTTTATAATCAACATATGGAGAAAATTAAAATGCAAAAATTAGAAAAAGCAAATGGAGGTGAAGCATAA
- a CDS encoding segregation/condensation protein A: MSLNIKIENFEGPFDLLLHLIKKNKMNIYDIKIYEITEQYLQYVNNMRDMDLDVASEFIVIAASLIEIKSKMLLPKTQLNEDDNEDEKDPRKELVDKLLQYKKFKAVAAFLKKREIGLEKMFGKKPEIIEQVNMGTSPEQFLKGITMLDLYRVYSHLMDSYVNKLNNGNVMGREISLDKFKLQDKMLYIREIIQTKPQIRFSVVLKKCSFKIEKVVTFIALLELIKLKIVSVMQYENFDEIYVERIIENEK, translated from the coding sequence ATGTCTTTAAATATAAAAATAGAAAATTTTGAGGGTCCTTTTGATCTGCTTCTTCACCTTATAAAAAAAAATAAAATGAACATATATGATATAAAAATATATGAGATTACGGAACAATATCTTCAGTACGTAAATAATATGAGAGACATGGACTTAGATGTGGCCTCTGAGTTTATAGTTATAGCAGCATCACTTATAGAAATAAAATCAAAAATGCTTTTACCTAAAACTCAGTTAAATGAAGATGATAATGAGGATGAAAAAGATCCTAGAAAAGAATTAGTAGACAAGCTTCTTCAATATAAAAAATTTAAAGCAGTAGCTGCATTTTTGAAAAAGAGAGAAATAGGCTTAGAAAAAATGTTTGGAAAAAAACCAGAGATAATTGAACAAGTGAATATGGGTACAAGTCCTGAACAATTTTTAAAGGGAATTACTATGTTAGATTTGTATCGGGTTTACAGTCATCTTATGGATAGCTATGTAAATAAACTTAACAACGGAAATGTCATGGGCAGGGAAATATCCTTAGATAAGTTTAAATTACAGGATAAGATGTTATATATACGAGAAATTATTCAAACTAAGCCTCAAATTAGGTTTTCTGTTGTTTTAAAAAAATGTTCTTTTAAAATAGAGAAGGTCGTAACTTTTATTGCACTTTTAGAACTTATAAAACTTAAAATAGTATCCGTAATGCAGTATGAAAATTTTGATGAAATCTATGTGGAAAGGATAATTGAAAATGAGAAATAA
- the scpB gene encoding SMC-Scp complex subunit ScpB — protein sequence MRNNNEKSTNSEIAQEKDLTKDEYFSIIESLLFVSGEPLTLKQIASIIKLSSKRTKDLLKDMTVKYRQKSRGIKILNNEDKYSLVTKTENSYYVEELLGNNSRQSLSQASLETLAIIAYKQPITRIDIDEIRGVKSDRAISTLVERKLIKENGRLSVPGRPILYGTTEEFLKYFGLENINEIPSIEEFHLD from the coding sequence ATGAGAAATAATAATGAGAAAAGTACTAACAGCGAAATTGCTCAAGAAAAGGATTTAACAAAAGATGAATATTTTTCCATAATAGAATCATTATTGTTTGTATCTGGCGAACCTCTTACTCTTAAGCAAATTGCTTCAATAATAAAACTCAGTAGTAAACGTACAAAGGATTTACTTAAGGATATGACAGTTAAGTACAGACAGAAATCTAGAGGAATAAAAATTTTAAACAATGAGGATAAGTACAGTTTAGTTACTAAAACGGAAAATAGTTATTACGTTGAAGAATTACTTGGGAATAACTCAAGACAATCCCTATCTCAAGCATCATTGGAAACCTTAGCTATTATTGCTTATAAACAGCCTATAACTAGAATAGATATAGATGAAATAAGGGGAGTAAAAAGTGATAGGGCAATATCAACTTTGGTTGAAAGAAAACTGATAAAAGAAAATGGAAGATTGAGTGTGCCTGGGAGACCCATATTATATGGTACTACGGAAGAGTTCTTAAAATATTTTGGGCTTGAAAATATAAATGAAATTCCGAGTATTGAGGAATTTCATCTTGATTAA
- a CDS encoding D-alanyl-D-alanine carboxypeptidase family protein — MKFKKSLSYIVITFILFNICSYTVFADDKNSSFREPNINARCAIAMDSKSKVIMYQKNASELVPMASTTKIMTVLVAIKYGKLDEKVQISSRSAGIRGSVVGYKKGESITLKELLYGLMLRSGNDAAIAISEGVSGSVEEFVKLMNEYASEIGVINTHFKTPHGLDKEEHYTTAYDLAVLTSIAKNNTLFNEIVSSKDVDGPQNGFTRSYHNINKILWKIPDANGVKTGYTGKAGKCLVTSTKVQGNDVIIVVLNCPRRWEETEKIYKYVDKNFKFNKLFSKGDKALELRVNKKDLKLECEDDVIVPIKNGFKCSVKIIKPQRIKYSVNKGDRIGMLCIYEGDKKIYSTSLRASNSIKVKKFIKWIF; from the coding sequence ATGAAATTTAAAAAGAGTTTATCATATATAGTAATAACATTTATACTTTTTAATATTTGCAGCTATACTGTGTTTGCAGATGATAAAAATTCATCTTTTCGAGAACCTAATATAAATGCACGCTGTGCTATAGCTATGGATAGTAAATCAAAAGTAATTATGTATCAAAAAAATGCTTCTGAATTAGTACCGATGGCAAGTACGACTAAAATAATGACAGTACTAGTTGCAATAAAATATGGAAAATTAGATGAAAAAGTACAAATATCATCTAGATCAGCAGGGATAAGGGGGTCTGTGGTAGGCTATAAAAAAGGAGAAAGCATAACTTTAAAGGAACTTTTATATGGACTTATGTTGAGGTCAGGAAATGATGCAGCTATAGCTATTTCAGAAGGTGTAAGTGGAAGTGTAGAAGAATTTGTGAAACTTATGAATGAATATGCTAGTGAAATAGGTGTAATAAACACTCATTTTAAGACACCTCATGGACTCGACAAAGAAGAACATTACACCACGGCGTATGACCTTGCAGTACTTACATCTATAGCTAAAAACAACACACTATTTAATGAAATCGTTAGTTCGAAAGATGTGGATGGACCACAAAATGGATTTACAAGAAGCTATCACAATATCAATAAAATTCTTTGGAAAATTCCAGATGCAAATGGTGTTAAGACAGGTTATACGGGTAAGGCAGGAAAATGTTTAGTTACATCTACAAAAGTTCAAGGAAATGATGTTATAATAGTAGTTTTAAATTGCCCTAGAAGATGGGAAGAAACAGAAAAAATATATAAATATGTTGATAAAAATTTTAAGTTTAACAAGTTATTTTCTAAAGGAGATAAAGCTCTTGAGTTAAGAGTAAACAAAAAGGATTTAAAGTTAGAATGTGAAGATGATGTTATAGTGCCTATAAAAAATGGATTCAAGTGCAGTGTTAAAATTATAAAACCTCAAAGAATAAAATATTCGGTTAACAAGGGTGATAGAATAGGAATGCTTTGTATATATGAAGGGGATAAAAAGATATATAGTACGTCCCTTAGAGCTTCCAATAGCATAAAAGTGAAAAAATTCATCAAATGGATATTTTAA
- the rsxC gene encoding electron transport complex subunit RsxC: protein MLKSFRGGVHPDDSKKYTANKPIEIAPIPDKVFIPVRQHIGAPTSPVVQKGDEVKKGQLIAKSDAFVSANIYASTSGKVVDIGDYPHPGFGKCQAIVIEKDGKDEWVEGIPTSRNWKELSVKEMLGIIREAGIVGMGGATFPVHVKLAPPPDKKVDVFILNGAECEPYLTADYRSMLENSDKVVAGVQIIMKILNVEKAFVGIEDNKPKAIEAMKKAFEGTKVQVVGLPTKYPQGAEKMLINVLTGREVPSGGLPADVGAVVQNVGTCIAISDAVERGIPLIQRVTTISGGAIKEPKNILVRIGTTFKDAIDFCGGFKEEPVKIISGGPMMGFAQSNLDIPIMKGSSGILGLTKNDVNDGKESSCIRCGRCLKACPMHLNPSMLSILGQKDLYQEAKEEYNLLDCVECGSCVYTCPAKRKIVQYIRYLKSENRAAGEREKAKAAKAKEKKEKEEVLK, encoded by the coding sequence GTGTTAAAAAGTTTTCGAGGTGGAGTACACCCGGATGATAGCAAAAAGTACACAGCTAATAAACCTATAGAAATAGCACCTATACCAGATAAGGTGTTTATTCCCGTTAGACAGCATATAGGTGCTCCTACATCTCCTGTAGTACAAAAAGGAGATGAGGTAAAAAAGGGACAACTTATTGCGAAAAGTGATGCTTTTGTTTCAGCCAATATATATGCATCTACTTCTGGAAAGGTTGTAGATATAGGAGATTACCCACATCCTGGTTTTGGAAAATGTCAAGCTATAGTTATTGAAAAGGATGGAAAAGATGAGTGGGTAGAAGGAATACCAACTTCACGTAATTGGAAAGAGCTAAGTGTAAAAGAAATGCTTGGAATAATAAGAGAGGCAGGCATTGTAGGAATGGGAGGCGCAACTTTTCCTGTTCATGTTAAGCTTGCACCACCACCAGATAAAAAAGTAGATGTTTTTATTTTGAATGGTGCTGAGTGTGAACCTTATTTAACTGCAGATTATAGGTCAATGTTGGAAAATTCAGACAAGGTAGTTGCTGGAGTTCAAATAATTATGAAAATCCTCAATGTGGAAAAGGCATTTGTAGGTATTGAAGATAATAAACCAAAAGCTATAGAAGCTATGAAAAAGGCTTTTGAAGGTACAAAAGTGCAAGTAGTAGGCCTTCCTACAAAGTATCCTCAGGGTGCTGAAAAAATGCTTATAAATGTTTTGACAGGTAGAGAAGTTCCATCAGGTGGATTGCCTGCAGATGTAGGTGCGGTTGTTCAAAATGTAGGCACATGCATAGCAATAAGTGATGCAGTGGAGAGAGGAATTCCACTTATACAGAGGGTTACAACTATAAGTGGAGGTGCTATTAAAGAGCCTAAGAATATATTAGTTAGAATTGGAACTACATTTAAAGATGCTATTGATTTTTGTGGAGGATTTAAGGAGGAACCAGTTAAAATAATTTCAGGTGGACCTATGATGGGATTTGCCCAATCAAATTTGGATATTCCAATAATGAAGGGTTCATCAGGAATACTTGGTTTAACTAAAAATGATGTAAATGATGGAAAAGAATCTTCTTGCATTAGATGTGGCAGATGTCTAAAAGCTTGTCCTATGCACTTAAATCCAAGTATGTTAAGTATCCTTGGACAAAAAGATTTATATCAAGAGGCTAAGGAAGAGTATAATCTTTTGGACTGTGTAGAATGCGGTAGCTGTGTGTATACATGTCCTGCTAAACGAAAAATTGTACAGTATATTAGATATTTAAAATCAGAAAATAGAGCTGCAGGTGAAAGAGAAAAAGCTAAAGCAGCTAAGGCTAAAGAAAAGAAAGAAAAAGAAGAGGTCTTAAAATAA
- a CDS encoding RnfABCDGE type electron transport complex subunit D, giving the protein MAEAQIKKNIFTISSSPHVRCDESVSKIMWSVCLALTPAAVFGVFNFGIHALEVIITGIIAAVVTEYFVEKVRNKPITITDGSAFLTGLLLSMCLPPDIPPYMVAIGSFIAIAIAKHSMGGLGQNIFNPAHIGRAALMVSWPVAMTTWSKLSASGVDAVTTATPLGILKLQGYSKLLETFGGQGALYKAMFLGTRNGSIGETSTILLVLGGLYLIYKKYINWQIPVVMIGTVGILTWAFGGTTGIFTGDPVFHMMAGGLVIGAFFMATDMVTIPMTIKGQIIFALGAGALTSLIRLKGGYPEGVCYSILLMNAVTPLIDKFTQPVKFGTRR; this is encoded by the coding sequence ATGGCGGAAGCACAGATAAAGAAAAATATTTTTACTATTTCGTCATCACCTCATGTTCGTTGTGATGAATCTGTTTCTAAGATAATGTGGAGTGTCTGTTTAGCACTAACTCCAGCTGCGGTTTTTGGTGTATTTAATTTTGGCATTCATGCTTTAGAAGTAATTATAACAGGAATTATAGCTGCTGTAGTTACGGAGTACTTTGTAGAAAAAGTTAGAAATAAACCTATAACTATTACAGATGGAAGTGCTTTTTTAACAGGACTTTTGCTTTCTATGTGTTTACCTCCTGATATTCCACCTTATATGGTAGCTATAGGATCTTTTATAGCAATAGCAATAGCTAAACATTCTATGGGAGGACTTGGTCAGAACATATTTAATCCAGCTCATATTGGAAGGGCTGCGCTAATGGTTTCCTGGCCTGTAGCAATGACAACATGGTCAAAATTAAGTGCCAGTGGTGTAGATGCTGTAACAACAGCAACTCCTCTTGGAATTTTAAAACTTCAAGGTTATTCAAAATTACTTGAAACCTTTGGAGGACAGGGTGCACTTTACAAGGCAATGTTCTTAGGTACTAGAAATGGAAGTATAGGAGAAACTTCTACAATATTACTTGTTTTAGGTGGACTTTATCTTATATATAAAAAATATATTAACTGGCAGATTCCAGTAGTAATGATTGGTACTGTAGGAATACTTACTTGGGCTTTTGGAGGAACTACGGGAATTTTTACAGGAGATCCTGTATTTCATATGATGGCAGGTGGACTTGTAATAGGTGCTTTCTTCATGGCTACTGATATGGTAACAATTCCTATGACTATTAAAGGACAGATTATTTTTGCATTAGGTGCAGGTGCATTAACATCGCTTATAAGATTAAAAGGTGGTTATCCAGAAGGCGTATGTTATTCAATATTACTTATGAATGCAGTTACTCCTCTAATAGATAAGTTTACACAGCCAGTTAAATTTGGGACAAGGAGGTAA
- a CDS encoding electron transport complex protein RnfA, whose translation MASYLTLFISAVVVNNYVLTRFLGLCIFFGVSKNLNASVGMGMAVTSVITMSSILAWVVYHFVLIPFNLTFLKTVVFVLLIASFVQLLETIIKKQAPALYNMWGIYLLLIATNCIVLAVPILNADSNFNFLQSVVNAIGSGLGFAMAIILMASLREKLRLADVPKPLEGLGVAFILAGMLALAFLGFSGMISI comes from the coding sequence ATGGCATCTTACCTTACTCTTTTTATAAGTGCAGTAGTTGTAAATAACTATGTGCTGACAAGGTTTTTAGGACTGTGTATATTCTTTGGAGTTTCTAAAAATTTAAATGCATCTGTAGGTATGGGTATGGCTGTTACTTCTGTTATTACGATGAGTTCAATATTGGCCTGGGTAGTATATCATTTTGTACTTATACCATTTAATTTAACTTTCTTGAAAACGGTAGTTTTTGTACTTCTTATTGCCAGTTTTGTGCAGCTTTTGGAGACTATTATTAAAAAGCAGGCACCAGCCCTATATAATATGTGGGGAATATACCTTCTTTTAATAGCTACAAACTGTATCGTACTTGCTGTACCTATACTAAATGCTGATTCTAACTTTAATTTTTTACAGAGTGTTGTTAATGCGATAGGATCTGGGCTGGGCTTTGCTATGGCTATAATTTTGATGGCAAGCCTTAGAGAAAAATTGAGATTAGCAGATGTACCTAAACCGTTAGAAGGTCTTGGAGTAGCTTTTATTTTAGCAGGAATGTTAGCTCTGGCTTTCCTTGGTTTTTCAGGTATGATTTCTATATAG
- the ytfJ gene encoding GerW family sporulation protein, translated as MDNHPIENLLKSTMENLKDMIDVNTIVGDAVESKDGSLIIPISRVSFGFASGGSEFDVSHEESPNPEYPFGGGSGAGVTVKPVAFLVTKGDSIRLLSLDQNNTYDKIVDSIPQVMDVIRGMMNSKSPKSKHNSDKKKEEEKKEEEE; from the coding sequence ATGGATAACCATCCTATAGAAAATTTATTAAAAAGCACTATGGAAAATTTAAAAGATATGATAGATGTAAATACCATAGTAGGCGATGCTGTAGAATCAAAAGACGGTTCTCTTATAATACCAATTTCAAGGGTATCCTTTGGATTTGCATCTGGAGGAAGCGAATTCGACGTAAGCCATGAAGAATCACCTAATCCAGAATATCCTTTTGGTGGTGGGTCAGGAGCTGGAGTTACGGTAAAACCTGTGGCTTTTTTAGTCACAAAAGGTGACTCTATAAGACTTTTATCTTTAGATCAAAATAACACCTATGATAAGATAGTAGATTCAATTCCACAGGTAATGGATGTAATAAGAGGAATGATGAATTCTAAGTCTCCAAAATCCAAACATAACTCTGATAAAAAGAAAGAAGAAGAAAAAAAGGAAGAAGAAGAATAG
- a CDS encoding CCA tRNA nucleotidyltransferase gives MNILKAFTIEQIQIINLIKAICKSNGIKAYIVGGAVRDAFLGNKVKDIDICIDKNPNFIIGKLNGIKCFQYYDKFQTASLLFQNEVNIDLIRCRKEYYARDGELPIIDPSNIYNDLRRRDFTANALAYDIVTGSLIDIYGGLEDIKNKSLQKIHLNSYREDPTRIFRAVKYAVRYGFDLKDKDEIINCVNEGVFNLISNDRIVKEIYHLCEEKMWIKNILMCGNLKIFNVNREKLEIGNENYNNTDKRILRLFYALEDKKCAHILGENSVLDSKLKVSIKNFTENYQKIASLILNAMDNYELYKILKGINDYGLILLKWNDKLKYKIYNYVHNMYHYKSSLNGKFISSIGIQNGKAIGEVLNYMTKIELNSMIKYGKKYLVKNLGEII, from the coding sequence ATGAATATTTTAAAGGCGTTTACTATAGAGCAAATACAAATTATAAATTTAATAAAAGCTATATGTAAAAGTAATGGTATAAAGGCTTATATAGTAGGAGGGGCCGTTAGAGATGCGTTCCTTGGAAATAAAGTAAAAGATATTGATATATGTATAGACAAAAATCCTAATTTTATTATAGGCAAATTGAATGGAATTAAATGCTTTCAGTATTATGATAAATTCCAAACAGCTTCTTTGTTATTTCAAAATGAGGTAAATATAGACTTAATAAGGTGTAGAAAAGAATACTATGCTAGAGATGGTGAACTTCCTATAATTGATCCGTCTAACATATACAATGATTTGAGAAGAAGAGATTTTACGGCTAATGCATTGGCTTATGATATAGTAACAGGAAGTTTAATAGATATTTATGGTGGATTGGAAGATATAAAAAATAAAAGCCTACAAAAGATACATTTAAATAGTTATAGAGAAGATCCTACTAGAATATTCAGAGCAGTAAAGTATGCAGTAAGGTATGGCTTTGATTTAAAAGATAAGGATGAAATAATTAATTGTGTGAATGAAGGCGTGTTTAATTTGATAAGCAATGATAGAATAGTAAAAGAAATATACCACTTATGTGAGGAAAAAATGTGGATAAAAAATATTTTAATGTGTGGTAATTTGAAGATTTTTAATGTTAACAGAGAAAAATTAGAAATAGGAAACGAAAACTACAATAATACAGATAAAAGAATTTTAAGATTATTTTATGCGCTTGAAGACAAAAAGTGCGCTCATATATTAGGTGAAAATTCAGTCTTGGATAGCAAGCTAAAAGTTTCGATAAAAAATTTTACAGAAAATTATCAAAAAATAGCCAGCCTAATTCTAAATGCTATGGATAATTATGAATTGTATAAAATATTAAAGGGCATAAATGATTATGGGCTTATACTTTTAAAATGGAATGACAAACTTAAGTATAAGATTTATAATTATGTTCATAATATGTATCATTATAAATCGTCTTTAAATGGAAAATTCATAAGTTCTATTGGAATACAAAATGGAAAAGCTATAGGAGAAGTTTTAAATTACATGACAAAGATTGAATTAAATTCTATGATAAAGTATGGAAAAAAATATTTAGTAAAAAATTTAGGAGAGATTATTTAG
- a CDS encoding RnfABCDGE type electron transport complex subunit G has product MAKDKDQNSIFAITKNLTITCFISGIIIAAVYYITSPVAAQKQVQIQNDTMRVLVNDADKFNKVNGKKDWYAAQKGNKTIAYVVPAESKGYGGAIELLVAVTPDGKVIDFSIVSHNETPGLGANASKDSFRGQFKDKKADALTVVKDKSNTKNIQAMTGATITSKAVTKGVKEAVEQVTTFTGGK; this is encoded by the coding sequence ATGGCTAAAGATAAAGATCAAAATAGTATTTTTGCAATTACTAAGAACTTAACCATTACATGTTTTATATCTGGAATTATAATAGCTGCAGTTTATTATATAACATCACCAGTAGCAGCGCAAAAACAGGTTCAAATACAAAATGATACCATGAGAGTTTTAGTCAATGATGCTGACAAGTTTAATAAAGTGAATGGTAAAAAAGATTGGTACGCAGCTCAAAAAGGGAATAAGACCATTGCATATGTTGTACCTGCAGAGAGTAAAGGTTACGGTGGGGCTATAGAGCTATTGGTAGCTGTTACTCCAGATGGAAAAGTAATAGATTTCAGTATTGTATCTCATAATGAAACTCCGGGACTTGGAGCAAATGCTTCAAAGGATTCTTTTAGGGGACAGTTTAAGGATAAAAAGGCAGATGCCTTAACGGTTGTAAAAGATAAGTCTAACACTAAGAACATTCAAGCCATGACAGGAGCTACAATTACGTCAAAAGCTGTAACTAAAGGAGTTAAAGAAGCTGTTGAGCAAGTTACTACGTTTACGGGAGGTAAGTAA
- a CDS encoding D-alanyl-D-alanine carboxypeptidase family protein, protein MRKKQGAFKIVSNILILFFITVLWLPVVNAEPLSESNKKEMNSTESGLNINARSALLMEPASGKVIFEKSSHEKLEPASVTKIMTMLLTMEAVDSGRISLSDKVTVSENAKKMGGSSMLLDTGEVRSVEDLIKGIGIASGNDAAVAMAEYLGGSEDQFVQLMNKRAAELGMKDTSFKNCTGLSEDGHLTTAYDIALMSRELLKHTRILKYTGTYMETISEGRKSPIELVNHNKLVRFFKGCDGLKTGFTSSAKYCISATATRDGARMLAVIMGSPTYKVRNKDASMMMNYGFSKYFGKNILKKGADVEKIPLNKAGDRFFIAKASEDLKVVVEKGKESKITYKCVIDKNKKQYKKGEKVGYCDVYVNGEALGKVNLYSDRDVKKLGIFGNFKDSLKNILQKGQ, encoded by the coding sequence ATGAGGAAAAAGCAAGGAGCTTTTAAAATAGTAAGCAATATATTAATTTTATTTTTTATTACAGTGTTGTGGTTACCAGTTGTTAATGCAGAACCTTTAAGTGAATCAAATAAAAAAGAGATGAATAGTACAGAATCAGGTTTAAATATAAATGCTAGGTCGGCATTGCTTATGGAACCTGCAAGTGGAAAAGTAATTTTTGAGAAGAGTTCTCATGAAAAATTAGAACCTGCTTCAGTTACGAAAATAATGACTATGCTTTTAACTATGGAAGCAGTGGACTCAGGAAGAATATCATTGTCAGATAAGGTAACCGTAAGTGAAAATGCAAAAAAGATGGGCGGAAGTTCGATGTTATTAGATACTGGAGAAGTTAGAAGTGTGGAAGATTTAATAAAGGGAATAGGAATAGCTTCAGGAAACGATGCAGCAGTTGCTATGGCAGAATATTTAGGAGGAAGTGAAGATCAATTTGTACAGCTTATGAATAAAAGAGCAGCAGAACTTGGAATGAAAGATACAAGTTTTAAAAATTGCACAGGACTTAGTGAAGATGGACATTTAACTACAGCCTATGATATAGCATTAATGTCTAGAGAGTTACTTAAGCATACAAGGATACTGAAATATACAGGAACATATATGGAGACAATATCAGAAGGCAGAAAAAGTCCTATAGAGTTAGTAAACCATAATAAATTAGTAAGATTTTTTAAAGGGTGTGATGGATTAAAAACTGGGTTTACCAGTTCTGCTAAGTACTGTATATCTGCAACTGCAACTAGAGATGGTGCAAGAATGTTGGCTGTAATAATGGGCTCTCCTACATATAAGGTGAGGAATAAAGATGCATCTATGATGATGAATTATGGATTTTCCAAGTACTTTGGAAAGAATATTTTAAAAAAGGGAGCTGATGTAGAAAAGATTCCTCTAAATAAAGCAGGAGATAGATTTTTTATTGCTAAAGCTTCAGAAGATTTAAAGGTGGTAGTTGAAAAGGGAAAAGAAAGTAAAATTACTTATAAGTGTGTAATAGATAAAAATAAAAAGCAATACAAAAAAGGCGAAAAAGTTGGGTATTGTGATGTATATGTAAATGGAGAGGCTTTAGGAAAAGTTAACTTATATAGCGACAGGGATGTAAAAAAGTTAGGCATATTTGGGAACTTTAAAGATAGTTTAAAAAATATTTTACAGAAAGGGCAATAG